GTTTTTATGATCTGGGTCGGGTCAATATCTCTCGGTTTGCAAGGTTTGGGATTTTGGGATGATAGACCGGAAAGTAAAACTGAATTAATTATTAGGAGTTTATGATAATTGTTTATCTTTTATTTGTTATAAACATTTTGATTATTATCATTCTTGTTAATAATCCCAATGGAAGGAAATAGGGCTTCTAATCTGTTAACTATGACCGTACTCTGTTAGTCTGTTGTATTTTTTTGTTTTAAGTCTTATATTTGAGCTACTTGTGTGGTATTAAACATTGATAATCATGTGTAATGTCATGCATTACTTTACTCGTATAATTGTATGTTTTCCTATACTTTATAAGTTTTATTATCTTGTATATGTCTTACATTTTAGCTACTAGTGTGGTATTAGACATTGTATATCGTGTTCGTGTTGTTCCGTGCTCGTATACTGTTATGCACTACTCTTCTTGCATAATTGTATTGTTTCTCTAGCCGCATTATTAGTTAAGTTTTTCTTGCCCATGTAGTATACTTTGTTGTGCTTGTATAATTATGTTGTATCTTTGAATGACGATTATTTCGGATGGTTTTCTATTTTCAGATGGCAGAGCCTATATATCTTCGAACCGCTACTTATGACTATCTAGAAGTAGATATTAAGCTTGGCAGGCAGTGCCCCTATATTGGCGATGCATTAGAATGCGGATTTGGGTTTTCTAGGAGCCACCCAGTTTGTCTATCTCCAGTTGTTGAAAAAGAGGCAGTTGAAATGATATTTGGATATTTTCAACTTTCTCGAGTACCTGGTGATTCTTGCGAGGTTTGATTCGTGTTTTCTTAATTATTGTTGTTAGTATGTGCTTCCTGACACTCAATTTTATATAAAGGGATTATTTGTAAAAGTTATTATGAGGAAACTTTTCTATTTTGTGCACACCAATGCATAATTATGATAGATACGTGGAGTAAATATTTCATCCAAGCGTAACCCGTTTACTCGTTTTGATATAGAAACAAATGACTATGGCATATGGGTCTGTGAAAAATTCAATCTCTACAAAGTTGACAGATGGAGTCTAAGCTTCATGTTTGCTTGTTGTCTTAATTATAACCGTGACTGATAATCAGCTAatcaattttattttaatatagcCAGCCGACTGAGGTTAATGTTATAAGATTTGTGACAGCAGTACCTCTGTAGAATAATTTTACAAATGATattataaattttgaattaatatcTGCTTTTTCTTTGAACAGTGCCAGTTCTCTTTTGATGAATTTCTTAAAAAGGATCAAGACACTCTTTGGATGTTGCTTCGTGCAGCAAAATGTTTACAACTTCAAGGGCTATTTGAAATGATCCGCGATATTCTTGTTCAAAACACTCAGAAAAATGTCCCGGAAGTAGAGCAAGAATCTAATTCTTTCGAGCTGCGTGTAAAGGTTTTTTTCTTGCAGCCACCAAGTTCACTGCATTTTAACCACTGACATGTTCCTTACATTTTGTTATATAAACTTTTTCAATTGATGCAGGGAGATGAGCTAGAGCGTCAGAAAAATCCAAAGGTCGATATACGTACTAGGCTTTCACATAAACTGTTGGAAAAACAGAAGAAAAAGCTCAACGAGGTAGTGAACTTAAAGGTAAACTTACTATCATCTTCAATGTGATGACCATCACTGGTACTATTCTAAGATTTATTTTTTGTATCATTTGCATTGTTATTGGTTGATGTTCTTCCTTATATAGAAAGCGGAGGCAGAACTGGAGGTTCAGAAGCGTGAAGATCGTTCAATTGATGACCTCCTTTCTTTTATCAACGGAGATGGAGGTATTGCCATCTTTTTGCTCCAATTTTTTATGTGTGTCCTGTACTGGATTAAATATATCTGCAATTAGAATTGTTCGCATATTTTAAATTAGATACATTTCTGGTCCTTTTTCTTTTGAGAGGACTAGTAGTCCTTTATGTGTTGTTGGTAGCCTGTTTTTCTTTTCATGATGCCATATCAAAACACAAAAAGAATGGCTTGCAATTTTACgtagaaaatgaaagatgttaGGTGAAGCCCAACAATTTTAAAGAGAAAACCATGTTTGCCAATAAAATTATTTAGACGGTGAGACATGCGTCCGATCAAATAAAAAAGAAACATACTACTACTAGCATGACTAAGCAGCCATGTTTTCATATATTAGTCGTATCGTTATACGTTAAAGTGTGTTTAATATACTCTTTTGATAAGTTAAGTGCAGCTTCGGTATCTAGTCTGTTTTAAGTACGAAGATTGTGAAAATTCTCCACATCTACTCA
This sequence is a window from Apium graveolens cultivar Ventura chromosome 9, ASM990537v1, whole genome shotgun sequence. Protein-coding genes within it:
- the LOC141682436 gene encoding SKP1-like protein 21 isoform X3, which encodes MLLRAANFLQLQGLFEMIRDILVRYPQKRIPEVQQDLFKSFEHCLKMAEPIYLRTATYDYLEVDIKLGRQCPYIGDALECGFGFSRSHPVCLSPVVEKEAVEMIFGYFQLSRVPGDSCECQFSFDEFLKKDQDTLWMLLRAAKCLQLQGLFEMIRDILVQNTQKNVPEVEQESNSFELRVKGDELERQKNPKVDIRTRLSHKLLEKQKKKLNEVVNLKKAEAELEVQKREDRSIDDLLSFINGDGDTKGGQTSKKKKKNRIKGKEKKKTLFGSAFASTEAPALKEVSENREQDMNESGSANRSGFADDALKILGTQDESFNVEGDYDDNDLDPAKMKEIDRDVEELAKRFLEWELELKRRAELKRTYSCNI